A section of the Festucalex cinctus isolate MCC-2025b chromosome 9, RoL_Fcin_1.0, whole genome shotgun sequence genome encodes:
- the LOC144025296 gene encoding misshapen-like kinase 1 isoform X4 yields the protein MSRENTTRSLDSIDLAALRDPAGIFELVEVVGNGTYGQVYKGRHVKTGQMAAIKVMEVTEEEEEEIKLEINMLKSYSHHRNIATYYGAFVKKSPAGQDHQLWLVMEYCGAGSVTDLVKKTKGNCLKEDWIAYICREVLRGLSHLHSHHVIHRDIKGQNVLLTENAEVKLVDFGVSAQLDKTIGRRNTFIGTPYWMAPEVIACDENPEATYDYRSDLWSLGITALEMAEGAPPLCDMHPMRALFLIPRNPPPRLKSKKWSKRFLSFIDSCLVKNHLYRPTTDVLLRHSFIRDLTNERQVRIMLKDHLDRTRKKKEKEGPEYEYSGSEEEEDEVTEEEGEPSSIVNVPGEWTLRREFLRLQTEDREDSRQRSHRVGGDQQRQQQMAEQEQYKQQLLADRQRRIQQQHEKRQILEDQQRRQLSESAFQWAELQELMLGEESDNRDNRLLKNDRYHRNDRKKDNFADVSVRPLDSEQMDYQDSNIARMLLAAGLPNEMHSRLGSGSSSSPCTPAMQRAHANQNANLRSSRVAPHSSSMSDMAISALTPFTPMSPSDDVFWDTETPPKVPERTTSKFYCRELVKGHKRAASSGSPVLMTDKSSRSVSHGVSISNNHPDHFKLESPRVQQRLQQHRRQQNDIAGRHLQGVKTALSPFNKAAEYSSSSDEFGSSDEEEKNSCGLPNGKGEKYFKQIPDGIVLRPHRNLNQMTSDDTYMLPDLLQKISSASPSRNALMQQQRTREQNYTQSPTAPRSPTRQELHAFSSPSCKNTSSSSFSSFIDPRLIPISSPPQSPICSKGEPIKRENHRKGSVVNVNPTNIRPQSDSPEIHKYKKKFTTEVLCAGLWGVNLLVGTENGLWLLDRSGQGKVYSLISRRRFQQMDVLEGLNVLITISGKKNKLRLYYLSWLRNKILRNDPEVEKRQGWTSVGDLEGCVHYKVVRYEKIKFLVIALKNAVEVYAWAPKPYHKFMAFKSFRSLPQKPLSVDLTVEEGQRLKVIYGSSSGFHAIDVDSGTPYDLYLPTHIQGSIHPHAIIILPNSAGTEVLVCYEDEGVYIDTYGRITKDTVLQWGEMPASVAYLQSNQVMGWGEKAIELRSANTGNLEGVFMHKRAQKLKFLCERNDKVFFASVQSGGSSQIYFMTLGQNSLFNW from the exons GGTCGTCATGTCAAAACAGGTCAAATGGCAGCTATCAAAGTCATGGAAGTCACAGAG gaggaagaggaggaaataAAGCTGGAGATCAACATGTTGAAGAGTTATTCCCATCATAGAAACATTGCAACTTATTATGGAGCTTTTGTTAAGAAAAGTCCTGCTGGACAGGACCACCAGCTCTGG TTGGTGATGGAGTACTGTGGAGCTGGCTCGGTGACGGACTTGGTCAAGAAAACAAAGGGGAACTGTCTCAAAGAGGACTGGATTGCTTACATCTGCCGAGAAGTTCTCAGG GGTCTTTCCCATCTCCATTCCCATCATGTGATTCACAGGGACATTAAGGGACAGAATGTTTTGCTTACAGAGAATGCCGAAGTAAAACTTG tgGATTTTGGAGTTTCCGCACAGTTGGACAAGACGATTGGTCGAAGAAACACCTTCATCGGTACTCCCTATTGGATGGCGCCGGAGGTCATTGCCTGTGATGAGAATCCAGAAGCCACATATGATTAcagg AGTGACCTTTGGTCTTTAGGCATCACTGCTTTAGAGATGGCGGAAGGAGCCCCTC CTCTGTGTGACATGCATCCCATGAGAGCTCTGTTTCTGATTCCACGAAACCCTCCACCCAGACTTAAGTCCAAAAAATG GTCCAAGCGCTTTCTGTCGTTCATCGATAGCTGCCTAGTGAAGAACCATCTGTACCGACCCACAACAGATGTACTGCTGAGGCATTCCTTCATCCGAGATTTGACGAATGAGAGACAAGTTCGCATCATGCTCAAAGATCATCTTGACAGGACCagaaagaaaaaggagaaaG AGGGCCCCGAATATGAGTACAGTGGAAGtgaagaggaagaagacgaGGTCACTGAAGAGGAAGGAGAACCCAG CTCAATCGTGAATGTTCCCGGTGAATGGACATTAAGGAGGGAGTTTCTGCGTTTACAGACAGAAGATCGAGAAGACAGCCGGCAGCGGAGCCACAGAGTCGGTGGGGATCAGCAGAGACAGCAG CAAATGGCAGAGCAGGAACAATACAAGCAGCAGTTGCTGGCTGATCGACAGAGGAGGATCCAACAGCAACATGAGAAGCGACAAATATTAGAAGAT CAACAGAGACGACAGCTGTCAGAATCTGCCTTCCAGTGGGCAGAACTACAAGAGCTCATGCTTGGGGAAGAATCCGATAACCGTGACAACAGACTCCTAAAGAATGACAGATATCACAGAAATGACAGGAAAAAg GATAATTTCGCTGACGTGTCTGTAAGGCCTCTGGACTCGGAGCAG ATGGATTACCAGGACTCAAATATCGCCAGAATGCTTTTGGCTGCCGGTCTGCCCAACGAGATGCACTCACGGCTGGGCTCTGGTAGCAGTTCAAGTCCTTGTACCCCAGCCATGCAGAGAGCTCACGCTAACCAG aatGCCAATTTGCGCTCTAGTCGAGTCGCCCCTCACAGCAGCTCTATGTCAGATATGGCTATCTCGGCTTTGACCCCTTTCACGCCCATGTCGCCCTCTGATGATGTCTTCTGGGACACTGAGACGCCACCtaag gtcCCAGAACGTACTACCTCTAAGTTTTACTGCAGAGAACTGGTGAAAGGACACAAAAGGGCTGCTTCAAG tggcagtcCTGTGCTTATGACAGACAAAAGTTCAAGGTCTGTGTCTCACGGGGTATCTATCAGCAATAATCATCCAG ATCACTTCAAGCTGGAAAGTCCACGCGTGCAGCAGCGTCTTCAGCAGCACAGACGGCAACAGAACGACATCGCGGGCAGACATTTACAA GGTGTCAAGACTGCTCTGAGCCCATTCAACAAGGCCGCGGAATATTCCTCCTCCAGTGACGAGTTTGGAAGCAGTGATGAAGAAGAGAAGAACAG TTGCGGCCTCCCCAATGGAAAAGGAGAGAAATACTTTAAACAAATACCTGATGGTATTGTGCTGCGGCCTCATCGTAATCTTAACCAG ATGACATCAGACGATACCTACATGCTGCCAGACCTACTGCAGAAAATATCGTCAGCAAGTCCTTCTCGCAATGCACTGATGCAGCAGCAGCGAACGCGAGAACAGAATTATACACAATCACCCACGGCACCTCGATCCCCCACACGCCAAGAGCTACAT gCTTTCAGCAGTCCATCTTGTAAAAACACCTCATCTTCCTCTTTCTCCTCCTTCATTGATCCGAGATTGATCCCCATATCTTCGCCGCCACAGAGCCCGA TCTGCAGTAAGGGTGAGCCAATCAAGAGGGAGAACCACCGGAAGGGCTCTGTGGTGAACGTGAACCCGACCAACATTCGACCGCAGAGTGACAGTCCCGAGATCCACAAATACAAGAAGAAATTCACCACTGAGGTCCTCTGTGCTGGTCTATGGG GAGTGAATCTGTTGGTGGGGACAGAAAATGGTCTTTGGCTGCTGGACCGAAGCGGTCAGGGGAAGGTTTACTCTCTCATTAGCAGAAGAAGGTTTCAGCAGATGGATGTGCTGGAAGGGCTCAATGTGCTCATTACGATATCAG GGAAAAAGAACAAGCTCCGCCTTTACTACCTTTCCTGGCTGAGAAATAAAATCCTCCGGAACGACCCGGAAGTGGAGAAGAGGCAGGGTTGGACATCTGTTGGCGATCTGGAAGGTTGTGTCCACTATAAAGTGG TGCGTTACGAGAAGATCAAGTTCCTTGTGATCGCTTTGAAGAATGCAGTGGAGGTTTATGCCTGGGCGCCCAAACCCTACCATAAGTTCATGGCCTTTAAG TCTTTCAGGTCGTTACCGCAAAAGCCGCTGTCTGTTGATCTGACAGTGGAGGAAGGCCAAAGGTTAAAGGTTATATACGGTTCCTCGTCGGGCTTCCATGCGATTGATGTGGATTCGGGCACACCCTATGACCTCTACCTGCCCACACAT ATCCAGGGTTCCATCCATCCGCACGCCATCATCATTTTGCCAAACAGTGCCGGAACGGAGGTTCTTGTTTGCTACGAAGACGAAGGTGTCTACATTGACACGTATGGCCGCATCACCAAAGATACGGTGTTGCAATGGGGAGAGATGCCTGCATCTgtcg CTTACCTACAGTCCAATCAGGTGATGGGCTGGGGAGAGAAGGCCATTGAGCTCCGGTCGGCCAACACAGGGAACCTGGAGGGGGTTTTCATGCACAAAAGAGCCCAGAAACTCAAGTTCCTGTGTGAAAGGAATGACAAG GTCTTCTTTGCATCGGTGCAGTCAGGAGGCAGCAGTCAAATTTACTTCATGACGTTGGGTCAGAACTCGcttttcaactggtaa